In Pseudoduganella albidiflava, a single window of DNA contains:
- the mnhG gene encoding monovalent cation/H(+) antiporter subunit G codes for MSGIEQLPGWAALPVALLLVLGATIILVGALGLLRLRTFYQRMHGPAITVTLGAGCVLLASMLYFTVAQSRLVIHELIIAVFILLTAPVVSMTIMRAAVYRDLRARKADSGVTAGQVYTLPDNATEGPAEPR; via the coding sequence ATGAGCGGCATCGAACAGCTGCCCGGCTGGGCGGCGCTGCCGGTGGCGCTGCTGCTGGTGCTGGGTGCCACCATCATCCTCGTCGGGGCACTCGGCCTGCTGCGCCTGCGCACCTTCTACCAGCGCATGCACGGCCCCGCCATCACCGTCACGCTGGGCGCCGGCTGCGTGCTGCTGGCGTCGATGCTGTACTTCACGGTGGCGCAATCGCGGCTGGTGATCCACGAACTCATCATCGCCGTGTTCATCCTGCTGACGGCGCCCGTGGTCTCCATGACCATCATGCGCGCCGCCGTCTACCGCGACCTGCGCGCCAGGAAGGCCGACTCCGGCGTCACGGCGGGGCAGGTGTACACCCTTCCCGACAACGCCACCGAAGGCCCTGCCGAACCACGCTAG
- a CDS encoding K+/H+ antiporter subunit F, with the protein METLLEVAIAYAVVCVLMAMALCALRLLIGPAAHDRVLALDTLWMCGMLLAIVLGIRFGTQVYFEVAILVALVGFVSTIAMAKFLMRGEIIE; encoded by the coding sequence ATGGAAACCCTGCTTGAAGTGGCGATCGCCTACGCCGTGGTGTGCGTGCTGATGGCGATGGCCTTGTGCGCGTTGCGGCTGCTGATCGGCCCCGCCGCGCACGACCGCGTGCTGGCGCTCGACACGCTGTGGATGTGCGGCATGCTGCTGGCGATCGTGCTGGGCATCCGCTTCGGCACGCAGGTGTATTTCGAGGTGGCGATCCTGGTCGCGCTGGTGGGCTTCGTGTCGACCATCGCCATGGCCAAGTTCCTGATGCGCGGGGAGATCATCGAATGA
- a CDS encoding Na+/H+ antiporter subunit E, with product MTRWLPHPVASLALCALWLLLNQALDPANVLFGAALGIAVPLLTRRLQPLGYPRLRRPAVFLKLMAMATVEIVRSCFGVCRVILFKDYARVNSQFIRVPLAMRDPYGLAMLSCLINMTPGTVWVEILPERYELALHVFDLHDEAWWIDTIRTRYERPLMLIFETENDHGNPA from the coding sequence ATGACGCGCTGGCTGCCGCACCCCGTCGCGTCGCTGGCGCTGTGCGCCCTGTGGCTGCTGCTCAACCAGGCGCTCGACCCGGCGAACGTGCTGTTCGGCGCGGCGCTCGGCATCGCCGTGCCGCTGCTGACGCGCCGCCTGCAGCCGCTCGGCTATCCGCGGCTGCGCAGGCCGGCCGTGTTCCTGAAGCTGATGGCGATGGCCACGGTGGAGATCGTGCGCTCATGCTTCGGCGTCTGCCGGGTCATCCTGTTCAAGGATTACGCCCGCGTGAACTCGCAGTTCATCCGCGTGCCGCTGGCGATGCGCGACCCCTACGGACTGGCGATGCTGTCCTGCCTGATCAACATGACACCGGGCACCGTGTGGGTGGAAATCCTGCCGGAACGGTACGAACTGGCGCTGCACGTGTTCGACCTGCACGACGAAGCGTGGTGGATCGACACGATCAGGACCCGCTACGAGCGTCCGCTGATGCTGATTTTTGAAACGGAGAACGACCATGGAAACCCTGCTTGA
- a CDS encoding monovalent cation/H+ antiporter subunit D — protein MSLAWTQHLVVVPIVLPLLCGAALAPLTQGWHRLKFAAAYASALALLANALALAALADGGWPGGIGVYLAANWAAPFGIALVADRLSAGMLVLTAVLALAALHYAQPRWSRIGVHFHTLFQFLLMGINGAFLTHDLFNLFVFFEVMLAASYGLVLHGYNVERLRASLQYIAVNLVAALFFLVGTALLYATTGTLNMADMAQRIAALAAGGQSSTLVLLQTGVAVLALAFLVKAAMWPLGFWLPTTYAAASPPVAVMLVLMTKVGAYVILRLWLLLFGDGAGAAARYGYEALAWGGMATIVFGAAGMLATDTAGRLAGYAAIVSSGTLLAVIGYGQPSLVTAALYYFIASTIAIAAFVLLIELVDRIRTPGAAMLALTAEAFAVEDTPAEPKGRGVPAAMAFLSLAFAACALTIAGLPPLSGFVAKFGMFHALVNPGPDAPAIGPAGWTLMALVFVSGLAAIVSLMRFGVRTFWATEAVAPPALHAAEVVPVAALLLVSVLLTVQARPVFDYLARASEDIHRPALYIDRVLGTRPVPAPLPANVPGSASAGEAP, from the coding sequence ATGAGCCTGGCCTGGACCCAGCACCTCGTCGTGGTGCCGATCGTGCTGCCGCTGCTGTGCGGCGCGGCGCTGGCGCCGCTCACGCAGGGCTGGCACCGCCTGAAGTTCGCCGCCGCCTACGCCAGCGCCCTGGCGCTGCTGGCCAATGCGCTGGCGCTGGCCGCGCTGGCCGACGGTGGCTGGCCCGGTGGCATCGGCGTCTACCTGGCCGCCAACTGGGCCGCGCCGTTCGGCATCGCCCTGGTGGCGGACCGGCTGTCGGCCGGCATGCTGGTGCTGACGGCCGTGCTGGCGCTGGCCGCGCTGCATTACGCGCAGCCGCGCTGGAGCCGCATCGGCGTGCATTTCCATACGCTGTTCCAGTTCCTGCTGATGGGCATCAACGGCGCTTTCCTGACGCACGACCTGTTCAACCTGTTCGTGTTCTTCGAGGTGATGCTGGCCGCGTCGTACGGGCTGGTGCTGCACGGGTATAACGTGGAACGCCTGCGTGCCAGCCTGCAGTACATCGCCGTCAACCTGGTGGCCGCGCTGTTCTTCCTGGTCGGCACCGCGCTGCTCTATGCAACCACCGGCACGCTGAACATGGCCGACATGGCGCAACGCATCGCCGCGCTGGCCGCCGGCGGGCAGTCCTCCACTCTCGTCCTGCTGCAAACCGGCGTCGCGGTGCTGGCGCTGGCCTTCCTCGTCAAGGCGGCCATGTGGCCACTGGGCTTCTGGCTGCCCACCACGTATGCGGCCGCCTCGCCGCCGGTGGCCGTGATGCTGGTGCTGATGACGAAGGTGGGGGCCTACGTGATCCTGCGTCTCTGGCTGCTCCTGTTCGGCGATGGCGCCGGCGCGGCGGCACGCTATGGCTACGAGGCGCTGGCGTGGGGCGGCATGGCGACGATCGTGTTCGGCGCGGCGGGCATGCTGGCCACGGACACGGCCGGCCGCCTGGCGGGCTACGCGGCCATCGTGTCGTCCGGCACGCTGTTGGCCGTGATCGGCTACGGGCAGCCATCGCTGGTCACCGCCGCGCTGTACTACTTCATCGCTTCCACCATCGCGATCGCCGCGTTCGTGCTGCTGATCGAGCTGGTCGACCGGATCCGCACGCCGGGCGCGGCGATGCTGGCGCTGACAGCGGAAGCCTTCGCCGTCGAAGACACGCCCGCCGAGCCGAAGGGCAGGGGCGTGCCGGCGGCGATGGCCTTCCTGTCGCTGGCGTTCGCGGCGTGCGCGCTGACCATCGCGGGCCTGCCACCGCTGTCCGGCTTCGTCGCCAAGTTCGGCATGTTCCACGCGCTGGTCAACCCGGGCCCGGACGCGCCGGCGATCGGCCCCGCCGGCTGGACGCTGATGGCGCTGGTGTTCGTTTCCGGCCTGGCCGCCATCGTCTCGCTGATGCGGTTCGGCGTGCGCACCTTCTGGGCCACCGAGGCGGTGGCACCGCCGGCGCTGCACGCGGCCGAAGTGGTGCCCGTGGCGGCGCTGCTGCTCGTCTCGGTGCTGCTGACGGTGCAGGCACGGCCCGTGTTCGATTACCTGGCGCGCGCCAGCGAGGACATCCACCGCCCGGCGCTGTACATCGATCGCGTGCTGGGCACGCGCCCTGTTCCGGCGCCTCTTCCCGCGAATGTTCCTGGCAGTGCTTCCGCAGGGGAGGCGCCATGA
- a CDS encoding Na+/H+ antiporter subunit C, producing the protein MEAVLALGIGIVFGAGIWLVLRPRTFQVLTGLMLMSYAVNLFIFAMGRLAVDRPPLTPAGTMADPAALADPVPQALVLTAIVIGFATTALYLVVMIGARGLAGTDHVDGEEPEE; encoded by the coding sequence ATGGAAGCCGTACTCGCCCTCGGCATCGGCATCGTCTTCGGCGCCGGCATCTGGCTGGTGCTGCGCCCGCGCACCTTCCAGGTGTTGACCGGGCTGATGCTGATGTCGTATGCCGTCAACCTGTTCATCTTCGCGATGGGGCGCCTGGCCGTCGACCGGCCGCCGCTGACACCGGCGGGCACGATGGCGGATCCCGCGGCGCTGGCCGATCCGGTGCCGCAGGCGCTGGTGCTGACGGCGATCGTGATCGGCTTCGCCACCACGGCACTGTACCTGGTGGTGATGATCGGCGCGCGCGGCCTGGCCGGCACCGACCATGTCGATGGCGAGGAGCCCGAAGAATGA
- a CDS encoding monovalent cation/H+ antiporter subunit A has product MLLLLLFLLPFAAALMTACMPGGSRVRPAAVAGIASLVALVLAASQFGLIAGGAVPTIRFAWLPAFGLEIILRMDGLAWVFTMLVLGIGLLVLLYARYYLSRRDPAHRFYACVMAFMGAMLGVVLSGNLIQLVVFWELTSATSFLLIGYWQERNDARRGARMAFTVTTAGGLCLLAGVLLLGHIAGSYELEKVLAAGNAIRAHAWYVPALVLVALGALTKSAQFPFHFWLPHAMAAPTPVSSYLHSATMVKAGIFLLIRLWPALAGTEEWTWLLGTAGVCTLLLGSWFAIFQWDMKGLLAYSTISHLGLITVLLSIGTPLSVVAAIFHTMNHAVFKASLFMAVGIVDHETGSRDMRVLRGLRRAMPHTAALAVVASAAMAGVPLMNGFLSKEMFFAETMIVGGSDNWWMSVAAVLMGLFSVVYSLRFISVFFGPLAKGLPSEPHEPARWMRAPIELLVLLCIAVGVMPERVVGDVLGVAARSVLGPTVPDYDLAIWHGVNLPLLMSFVALTGGVAVYLLLRKRFGLAERDRVPVLHRLKGAQFYENVMFGLSQGAARLVAVAGTRRLQPQLRVLLAAFVAVPLLLAWPMAALPLPAPGMADPLLALLWLIGAGCALAAAWQAKYHRLAALALAGGTGLVTCVTFLWLSAPDLALTQLMVETVTTVLVLLGLRWLPPRRQPAHLAGRAPAKTQLRRARDAAIAVSGGLALAAASYAVLTRPGVPSIRDFFVLRALPEGGGANVVNVLLVDFRGFDTMGEITVLSAVALTVYALLRRFRPAPESIAIPMQQASDVDPAIGQKPAQQARDGYLMVQAVYLRFLLPVMGVIAVYFFMRGHNLPGGGFVAGLIFAATLIVQYMVAGTDWVESRLRLRPHRWIGWGLACACGTGLGAWLFGYPFLTSHTAHVTLPVLGELHVPSAFLFDLGVFLVVVGTTMLILVALAHQSLRARRPQPGAVRGADLAAAVSAIPPPKEIQ; this is encoded by the coding sequence ATGCTCCTGCTGCTGCTGTTCCTTCTGCCGTTCGCCGCGGCCCTGATGACCGCCTGCATGCCGGGCGGCTCGCGCGTCCGTCCCGCCGCCGTGGCGGGCATCGCCAGCCTGGTCGCGCTGGTGCTGGCGGCCAGCCAGTTCGGCCTCATCGCCGGCGGGGCCGTGCCTACGATCCGCTTTGCCTGGCTGCCCGCGTTCGGACTCGAGATCATCCTGCGCATGGATGGCCTGGCGTGGGTCTTCACGATGCTGGTGCTGGGCATCGGCCTGCTGGTGCTGCTGTATGCGCGCTACTACCTGTCGCGGCGCGATCCGGCCCACCGCTTCTATGCCTGCGTGATGGCGTTCATGGGGGCCATGCTGGGCGTGGTCCTGTCCGGCAACCTGATCCAGCTGGTGGTGTTCTGGGAATTGACGAGCGCTACCTCGTTCCTGCTGATCGGCTACTGGCAGGAGCGCAACGATGCAAGGCGCGGCGCGCGCATGGCGTTCACCGTCACCACCGCCGGCGGCCTGTGCCTGCTGGCGGGCGTGCTGCTGCTCGGGCACATCGCCGGCAGCTACGAGCTGGAGAAGGTGCTGGCCGCCGGCAACGCGATCCGCGCGCACGCCTGGTACGTACCCGCCCTGGTGCTGGTGGCGCTCGGCGCGCTGACGAAGAGCGCGCAATTCCCGTTCCACTTCTGGCTGCCGCACGCGATGGCCGCGCCCACGCCCGTCTCGAGCTACCTGCATTCGGCCACGATGGTCAAGGCGGGAATCTTCCTGCTGATCCGGCTGTGGCCCGCGCTGGCCGGCACGGAAGAGTGGACCTGGCTGCTCGGCACGGCCGGCGTGTGCACGCTGCTGCTGGGTTCCTGGTTCGCCATCTTCCAGTGGGACATGAAGGGCCTGCTGGCGTATTCGACGATCAGCCACCTGGGCCTGATCACGGTGCTGCTCAGCATCGGCACGCCGCTGTCGGTCGTGGCGGCCATCTTCCACACGATGAACCACGCCGTGTTCAAGGCCTCGCTGTTCATGGCGGTGGGCATCGTCGACCATGAAACCGGCTCGCGCGACATGCGCGTGCTGCGCGGCCTGCGGCGGGCGATGCCGCATACGGCGGCGCTGGCGGTGGTGGCCAGCGCCGCCATGGCCGGGGTGCCGCTGATGAACGGTTTCCTGTCCAAGGAAATGTTCTTTGCCGAGACGATGATCGTGGGCGGCAGCGACAACTGGTGGATGTCGGTTGCGGCCGTGCTGATGGGCTTGTTCAGCGTGGTGTATTCGCTGCGCTTCATCAGCGTGTTCTTCGGGCCGCTGGCGAAGGGCTTGCCCTCCGAGCCGCACGAGCCGGCGCGCTGGATGCGCGCACCGATCGAATTGCTGGTGCTGCTGTGTATCGCCGTGGGCGTGATGCCGGAGCGGGTGGTCGGCGACGTGCTGGGGGTGGCGGCGCGCTCCGTGCTGGGCCCCACGGTACCCGACTACGATCTCGCCATCTGGCACGGCGTCAACCTGCCGCTCCTGATGAGCTTTGTGGCGCTGACCGGCGGCGTGGCGGTGTACCTGCTGCTGCGCAAGCGTTTCGGCCTGGCCGAGCGCGACCGCGTGCCCGTGCTGCACCGCCTGAAGGGCGCGCAATTCTATGAAAACGTGATGTTCGGGCTGTCGCAGGGCGCCGCGCGGCTGGTGGCCGTGGCCGGCACGCGCCGCCTGCAGCCCCAGTTGCGCGTGCTGCTGGCCGCCTTCGTGGCCGTGCCGCTGCTGCTGGCCTGGCCCATGGCGGCCTTGCCGCTGCCAGCGCCCGGCATGGCCGACCCGCTGCTGGCGCTACTGTGGCTGATCGGTGCCGGCTGCGCGCTGGCCGCCGCCTGGCAAGCCAAGTACCACCGGCTGGCCGCGCTGGCGCTGGCCGGCGGCACCGGGCTGGTGACCTGCGTGACCTTCCTGTGGCTGTCGGCGCCCGACCTGGCGCTGACCCAGCTGATGGTGGAGACGGTGACCACGGTGCTGGTGCTGCTCGGCCTACGCTGGCTGCCACCGCGCCGCCAGCCCGCGCACCTGGCCGGGCGGGCTCCGGCGAAGACGCAGTTGCGGCGTGCGCGCGATGCGGCCATCGCCGTGTCGGGCGGGCTGGCGCTGGCCGCGGCCAGCTATGCGGTGCTGACCCGGCCGGGCGTGCCCAGCATCCGCGATTTCTTCGTGCTGCGCGCGCTGCCCGAGGGCGGCGGCGCCAACGTCGTCAACGTGCTGCTGGTCGACTTCCGCGGCTTCGACACGATGGGCGAGATCACCGTGCTGTCGGCGGTGGCGCTGACGGTCTACGCGCTGCTGCGCCGCTTCCGCCCGGCACCGGAAAGCATCGCCATCCCGATGCAGCAGGCCAGCGACGTCGACCCGGCGATCGGCCAGAAACCGGCGCAGCAGGCGCGCGACGGCTACCTGATGGTGCAGGCGGTGTACCTGCGCTTCCTGCTGCCCGTGATGGGCGTGATCGCCGTGTACTTCTTCATGCGCGGCCATAACCTGCCGGGCGGCGGCTTCGTGGCCGGCCTGATCTTCGCCGCCACGCTGATCGTGCAATACATGGTGGCCGGCACCGACTGGGTGGAATCGCGCCTGCGGCTGCGGCCGCACCGCTGGATCGGCTGGGGCCTGGCATGCGCCTGCGGCACCGGCCTGGGCGCCTGGCTGTTCGGCTACCCGTTCCTGACCAGCCATACCGCGCATGTCACGCTGCCGGTGCTGGGCGAACTGCACGTGCCGTCGGCCTTCCTGTTCGACCTGGGCGTGTTCCTGGTGGTGGTCGGCACCACGATGCTGATCCTGGTGGCGCTGGCCCACCAGTCGCTGCGTGCCCGCCGCCCGCAACCCGGGGCGGTGCGCGGCGCCGACCTTGCCGCCGCCGTCAGCGCCATCCCGCCACCGAAGGAGATCCAGTAA
- a CDS encoding universal stress protein — translation MNDPTDNPPPRRLLLATDMTARCDRPLDRAKQLALEWRADLTVLVVQEGPSTPEEVSAWLDGGNTGHAFAPAARAELAEEFAGTGLVPALQVLDGDVTDAILDAAATFTDALVVIGASTHAPVQEIILGSTAARLAQELAHPLLVVRQRARGSYGRILVANDFSAASRRALDTAIRLFPGRPVTLLHVLEEGADAAPVMPADAMREVQEKSERFLERCPLALAERARIRIAAGHGLVTEALTRHVVEEGIGLVVLGVHRQSAVARVFIGSKSEDLMQQLPCDVLLVRALDGREDGGDDG, via the coding sequence GTGAACGATCCAACCGACAATCCACCGCCGCGGCGCCTGCTGCTGGCCACCGACATGACCGCCCGCTGCGACCGCCCGCTGGACCGCGCGAAACAGCTGGCCCTCGAATGGCGCGCCGATCTCACCGTGCTGGTCGTGCAGGAAGGCCCCAGCACGCCCGAGGAAGTCTCGGCCTGGCTGGACGGCGGCAATACCGGCCATGCCTTCGCGCCGGCCGCGCGCGCCGAACTGGCCGAGGAATTCGCCGGCACGGGCCTGGTGCCGGCCCTGCAGGTGCTCGATGGCGACGTGACCGATGCCATCCTCGACGCCGCGGCCACGTTCACCGATGCGCTGGTCGTGATCGGCGCCTCGACGCATGCGCCCGTGCAGGAGATCATCCTGGGCTCGACCGCGGCGCGCCTGGCGCAGGAACTGGCCCATCCGCTGCTCGTGGTGCGGCAGCGCGCCCGCGGCAGCTATGGCCGCATCCTGGTCGCGAACGATTTTTCAGCCGCGTCGCGCCGGGCGCTCGATACCGCCATCCGCCTGTTCCCCGGCCGTCCGGTCACGCTGCTGCACGTGCTGGAAGAGGGGGCGGACGCGGCTCCGGTCATGCCTGCCGACGCCATGCGGGAAGTGCAGGAAAAAAGCGAGCGCTTCCTCGAACGCTGCCCGCTGGCCCTGGCCGAGCGCGCGCGCATTCGCATCGCGGCGGGCCACGGGCTGGTCACGGAAGCCCTCACGCGCCATGTCGTCGAAGAGGGGATCGGGCTGGTGGTGCTGGGCGTGCACCGGCAGTCGGCCGTGGCGCGGGTGTTCATCGGCAGCAAGAGCGAAGACCTGATGCAGCAGTTGCCGTGCGATGTGCTGCTGGTGCGCGCGCTGGATGGCCGCGAAGATGGCGGTGACGATGGCTGA
- a CDS encoding GNAT family N-acetyltransferase: MTVRRYASGDFPAICRIYEDARRAELQFEAGSVEITPLDRDPALLAAFHESTVSVFEAGEVVGFAAVHGAQLRALFVLGDARGTGVGTSLLRSVLDSTPGLVLNVAKSNAGARRFYARHGFVAVGSVTRQYGGAAIDYVTMATGNGLPGARQ, encoded by the coding sequence ATGACAGTACGACGCTATGCCAGCGGCGACTTTCCGGCAATCTGCCGCATCTACGAGGACGCCAGGCGCGCCGAACTGCAATTCGAGGCGGGCAGTGTCGAGATCACGCCACTGGACCGGGACCCGGCCCTCCTCGCGGCTTTCCACGAATCGACCGTGTCCGTGTTCGAGGCCGGCGAGGTGGTCGGCTTCGCCGCTGTCCACGGCGCGCAGTTGCGGGCGCTGTTCGTCCTGGGCGATGCGCGCGGAACGGGCGTCGGTACCAGCCTGTTGCGCAGTGTCCTCGACAGTACGCCAGGGCTCGTCCTGAACGTGGCGAAATCCAATGCCGGCGCGCGGCGGTTCTATGCAAGGCATGGCTTCGTCGCCGTCGGCAGCGTGACGCGGCAGTATGGCGGCGCCGCCATCGACTATGTAACGATGGCAACCGGTAACGGCCTGCCCGGAGCCCGGCAATGA
- a CDS encoding GFA family protein, translating into MTSSMKTYHGSCHCGAVRFEADIDLARGTLRCNCSICLKARFWPAIVQPDAFRLLAGAAELTEYRFLTKRDQHLFCRHCGVRPFVIGRSPRWGEFYGVNVTCLDDATAEELANAPITYLDGKNDDWETPPVEIGHL; encoded by the coding sequence ATGACAAGCTCGATGAAGACCTACCACGGCAGCTGCCATTGCGGCGCGGTGCGCTTCGAAGCCGACATCGACCTGGCCCGGGGCACGCTGCGCTGCAACTGTTCGATCTGCCTGAAGGCGCGCTTCTGGCCGGCCATCGTGCAGCCGGATGCTTTCAGGCTCCTGGCCGGCGCGGCCGAGCTCACGGAATACCGGTTCCTGACGAAGCGGGACCAGCACCTGTTCTGCCGCCATTGCGGCGTGCGGCCGTTCGTCATCGGCCGTTCGCCCAGGTGGGGCGAATTCTACGGCGTGAATGTGACATGCCTGGACGACGCCACCGCCGAGGAACTGGCCAACGCGCCCATCACCTACCTCGACGGCAAGAACGATGACTGGGAAACGCCGCCGGTGGAGATTGGACACCTGTGA
- a CDS encoding VOC family protein translates to MVAKNTICLWFDGTALDAALFYAETFPDSAMGAVHRAPGDYPAGQEGDVLTVEFTVAGIPCIGLNGGPEFRHSEAFSFQIATDDQEETDRLWNAIVGNGGQESQCGWCKDRWGLSWQITPRALVAAFTDPDRAAAKRAFEAMMGMRKIDIATIEAARRG, encoded by the coding sequence ATGGTTGCGAAGAACACCATCTGTCTCTGGTTCGATGGCACGGCACTGGACGCCGCACTGTTTTACGCGGAGACCTTCCCCGACAGCGCCATGGGCGCCGTCCACCGGGCGCCCGGCGACTACCCCGCGGGCCAGGAAGGCGACGTGCTGACCGTTGAGTTCACCGTGGCCGGCATCCCCTGCATCGGCCTCAATGGCGGGCCGGAATTCAGGCACAGCGAAGCGTTCTCTTTCCAGATCGCCACCGACGACCAGGAGGAAACCGACCGCCTGTGGAACGCGATCGTCGGCAACGGCGGCCAGGAAAGCCAGTGCGGCTGGTGCAAGGACCGGTGGGGCCTGTCGTGGCAGATCACGCCGCGCGCGCTGGTCGCGGCGTTCACCGATCCCGACCGGGCCGCGGCCAAGCGCGCCTTCGAAGCGATGATGGGCATGCGCAAGATCGACATCGCCACGATCGAGGCGGCGCGGCGCGGTTGA
- a CDS encoding YfbM family protein encodes MSMIGHFLAVPQTELEALRADPEQIDEVLFTQHEDDALDIEKAWHGIHFLLTGQVGPAAGPLGNVVFGQAPISEEDLGYGPAMGTDAADVAAIAAALDGVTDDELRARFDPAAMDEVYPNIWDEGEEAMDYLATHLQSLRAFYRDAAARGHAVITWLG; translated from the coding sequence ATGTCGATGATCGGCCACTTTCTCGCCGTGCCACAAACCGAACTGGAGGCGCTGCGCGCCGATCCGGAGCAGATCGACGAGGTCCTGTTCACCCAGCATGAAGACGACGCGCTGGACATCGAAAAAGCCTGGCACGGCATCCATTTCCTGCTGACGGGCCAGGTCGGCCCCGCCGCCGGCCCCCTGGGCAACGTTGTGTTCGGGCAGGCCCCCATCAGCGAGGAAGATCTGGGCTATGGCCCGGCGATGGGCACCGACGCGGCGGACGTGGCGGCGATCGCGGCGGCGCTCGACGGGGTGACGGACGATGAACTGCGCGCCCGCTTCGACCCCGCCGCGATGGACGAGGTGTACCCCAACATCTGGGATGAAGGCGAGGAAGCGATGGACTACCTCGCCACGCACCTGCAAAGCCTGCGCGCGTTCTACCGGGATGCGGCGGCCCGGGGCCACGCCGTCATCACCTGGCTGGGCTGA
- a CDS encoding VOC family protein, translating into MISALNHITLSVSDLETSFAFYAETLGFRPRAKWARGAYLSAGELWLCLTLDRQCRSGPLAEYTHIAFTVDEARFAAHAAALEARGVTPWQQNSSEGDSLYFLDPDGHKLEIHAGSLASRLASLRVAPYDGLTLFD; encoded by the coding sequence ATGATTTCCGCGCTCAACCACATCACGCTGTCCGTCTCCGACCTGGAGACGTCGTTCGCTTTCTATGCCGAGACGCTGGGCTTCCGGCCGCGGGCGAAATGGGCGCGGGGCGCCTACCTGTCCGCCGGCGAACTGTGGCTGTGCCTCACGCTCGACAGGCAATGCCGGAGCGGGCCGCTGGCCGAATACACCCATATCGCCTTCACCGTGGACGAGGCGCGGTTCGCGGCCCATGCCGCCGCGCTGGAAGCTCGCGGCGTCACGCCATGGCAGCAGAACAGCAGCGAAGGCGATTCGCTGTATTTCCTCGACCCGGACGGGCACAAGCTGGAGATCCACGCCGGCAGCCTGGCATCGCGCCTGGCATCGCTGCGCGTGGCGCCCTATGACGGGTTGACGCTGTTCGACTGA